In a single window of the Zea mays cultivar B73 chromosome 5, Zm-B73-REFERENCE-NAM-5.0, whole genome shotgun sequence genome:
- the LOC103626226 gene encoding uncharacterized protein isoform X1 — translation MESRKEAAVGWMTVPAFGEWDVKNGAVPDYSMDFSKIREMRKQNRRELSRASLGGGDDDDDDLLQKKQQQQQEEGSKAQPRNKPSAAVADDAHRRALHDDSPTGRKNFLSYFQCCTRA, via the exons ATGGAGAGCCGCAAGGAG GCGGCGGTGGGGTGGATGACGGTGCCGGCGTTCGGGGAGTGGGACGTGAAGAACGGCGCCGTGCCGGACTACTCCATGGACTTCTCCAAGATCCGCGAGATGCGCAAGCAGAACAGGCGCGAGCTGTCCCGGGCCAgcctcggcggcggcgacgacgacgacgacgacctaCTCCAgaagaagcagcagcagcagcaggaggagggaagcAAGGCCCAGCCGCGCAACAAGCCCTCCGCCGCCGTCGCGGACGACGCCCACCGTCGAGCGCTGCACGACGACTCCCCTACG GGGAGGAAGAATTTCCTGAGCTATTTCCAGTGCTGTACCAGAGCGTGA
- the LOC103626226 gene encoding uncharacterized protein LOC103626226, whose product MESRKEEQAAVGWMTVPAFGEWDVKNGAVPDYSMDFSKIREMRKQNRRELSRASLGGGDDDDDDLLQKKQQQQQEEGSKAQPRNKPSAAVADDAHRRALHDDSPTGRKNFLSYFQCCTRA is encoded by the exons ATGGAGAGCCGCAAGGAG GAGCAGGCGGCGGTGGGGTGGATGACGGTGCCGGCGTTCGGGGAGTGGGACGTGAAGAACGGCGCCGTGCCGGACTACTCCATGGACTTCTCCAAGATCCGCGAGATGCGCAAGCAGAACAGGCGCGAGCTGTCCCGGGCCAgcctcggcggcggcgacgacgacgacgacgacctaCTCCAgaagaagcagcagcagcagcaggaggagggaagcAAGGCCCAGCCGCGCAACAAGCCCTCCGCCGCCGTCGCGGACGACGCCCACCGTCGAGCGCTGCACGACGACTCCCCTACG GGGAGGAAGAATTTCCTGAGCTATTTCCAGTGCTGTACCAGAGCGTGA